Sequence from the Bombus pyrosoma isolate SC7728 linkage group LG3, ASM1482585v1, whole genome shotgun sequence genome:
ACTCCGTTTCCATCTTGGACTCGTGCATCTCGTGAAGTCGACTAGGTAAATAGGCCGGGTGTGGGGGCAATCCATAGCCAGCCTCGCCACCATAAGTCACCTTTCCCATGAACGATCTGATTTCGTCGAAGTACGTGTCCTCTCGTTCGTTTTCGTTGCTGCTTCCCGGTGAATCCGCCACGGAAACAACGCCACTACCGTCGTCGGCTTCGTGTTTCTTCAGATGTCTGTCTAAATTTGTCTGTTGGCCAAAGCATCTCTCGCAAAGTGGGCATTTGAAAGGTCTCTGTTTGTCGTGGATATTCCTCACGTGCCGCTGAAGATTACTGGAGATGCTGAAGGACCGCTCGCAATATTTGCATTTGTAAGGTTGTTCACCGGTATGCGTACGCAAATGTCTAGTCAAATTAGCGGATCGGGGGAACACCTTCCCGCAGAACTTGCAGGAATATCGGTCTTTCATTTTGCCGTGGgcgtgatgatgatgatgatggtgatggGGCGCGATCACGGCCTCTTGGAACGGCTTCACCCCGGGGAACGGTCCCAACGGCGGCCTGGCAAGCAGGTCGAATCCTCCGCCTCCTGGCCTAGCGCCGCTGAGCCCGTTCATAAATGTCCCTAAAAAAGGAAGCCCACGCGGTGGTCCAAAAGGTGGTAGCGGTGGTAGCAGTCTGGATTCCGGGGTTGCGCTACCAGGAGGCGGTGGTCCACCTGGAAATCCTGGAAAGGAACTAGTTGGTCCGCGATACATGGCCTCCAGCAACATTGGGTGAATCGGTCTGGGATACGCCATGTGCGGTGGTGTGGTGGTAGGTGGTTGTTCCGTAGGTAGGCTGGTTCTCAGCTGCGGGCTGTTGAGCACATCCTTGGAATCGGCCTCCATTGGCACGGGCGTCTCTTCCTCGAGTTTTAGAGGATCCGGAGGAGGCGGTGCTTCTTCCATCGGCGCTGGCATTGGTGACGGGCTACGACTCTTTCTCTCTGCGATGTTCGAATTCGTTCGTTGCTTCTTCGTTTGGACTCTCAGATCTAAAGGTTGATCCGTCGTCTCTTCTTTCGTGGTTGCCGGGGCATGTTCAGAATCCGTCTTTATCTCGTTGTTTCTGTTGATCTCCCGTTTCTTAGAGGGATCGTCGTCGCTCTCGGGAGTTGGCTGGACAGGTGGCCTAGCTGGAGATGGTCTGAACGAGGAGGTAGCCTCCTCAGCAGTGGATGGAGATACTTTACTATGCTGCGGCAGTACTCTCGGCGGGGTGAAGCGCTCTTTCTTTGGACTGTCGCTCCTTTTCTCAGCTTCCTCGACTTTTGGCGGGAACAAGAGCGGAGTGTTCAAAAAGTTAGGAGCGTTCGGGAAAATTCCCGGATAGGGTGCCATCAAACTTGGTGGATAGAAAGGCAAACCTCCTGGGAGACTGACCGGAGGTCTGGGATAGACCAGAAAAGGACTCGGCGCTGGGGTTGGTAACTGCGGCATGGCGCCAGGTGGACCGGTCGGCGGTGTCGAATCGCAGAATCGCTTATGCTTCGATAACGAGGTGACCGTGCTGAAGGACTGTCCGCATTTAACGCATTTGATCTGCATACGACAATCAGCGTGCATGCGTTTGTGTCGGCATAGGTTCGAGAACTGCGTGTATGCCTTGAGGCACACCTCGCACTGAAACGGTTTCACGCTGCTGTGGATATGAGTGTGCTGCTTGAGACCGGAACTGGTGGCGAACGTCTTTCCGCATTCGGTGCACGCGTGACTTCTCGCGCCCACGTGGTGGGTCCTGATGTGACGCTGGAGGTTCGACGGGTCCGTGAAGACCTGCGGTTTGTCCGACTGTTAGCGAAACTTTGAAGATGTTACTCCAAGGAGTTACGTGTCGAGTTTTGTAAAGTTTGTGTCAAAGGTGATGCTTACCTTCGGACAATTCTCGCACGGGTAGTTTCGGAGATCGCCGTGAACGATCGCGCGATGACGAACCAACAGTGGTCGCCAGGCGTACGCACGGGGACAACTGTCGCAGCGATGCTGTTCCGCTGGATATCTGTGACACGTTATCAGGTGAGTGTCCAATCTGAAAGAAAAACACCAAGGATCTCTAAGAAATTCATCACACTATTCAGACATCTGTCACTAAAATCCTACACTAAATTATATGTCACATGCTCGTTCCGTCGATTTAGCGATTCAAAGCGTCGATAGTTTTCCCACTCtcttaaattcaatattcaagAATGACAAGCCCGGTTAGAAGAACGACGCTGTATTGTCGGCAAAAGCCCTGGAAACTGGAGCGTAATCGCGGCGAAATCTCAAAGCGGGTCGAACAAGAAACCTCAGATATAATCGATCCGGGGCAGCGCACCGACGAAGACTGCGCTCGGTGCAGTCGAGGATGATGACTAAGTGACTCCGGTAGCGCGCCAGCGGACAAGCTCTCTCGTAATAACGGTCACACGCCCCCGAAGGAAGAGGGTGGTCATCGTATACACACAAAGgaacgaagagagagagagagagagagagagagtaagagAGTCGCGACAACGGTGGCGATGGCGGGGTTCAACACGAACAACGCTCGTTGTAAGAGCGGGGTGTCGCGAGCTGGCCACGGGTTATGGTCACAGGATGTGCCATGGTGTGGTGGCGGCATTGATTTTACACCCTCGAACACACGTGTCGCGTGAAACCTATTCGTGGTGAGATAGTAGGTTCACGGTGACGGTGCGCTGTGCCAGATGAGCTGCGGGCACGCGACGCCTTCGATGATGCATAAGGGGGTGGCTCGATGCAACCAAATGCGGATCTCGCGCGTACTTTATGTGCTACAACAGGTGACTCTGCCAAGCCGAGGCTCACGGAAGCGGCTGGTGTTGCGGTCTGTCGCCAAACCGGGAAACAGATGCCGGAACGGGCCAAAATGGATGTCCGAAATTGGACCAACTGCGGTTACGTAACACTGAAAAACTTTTCGCCAACTTAATTACGAAAACTAACCGTTGCCcaacaaaaatgtttatgcaatAACATTGGAAATGTGTAATTGCAAATACTATGAAGAGAagagtatttatttttaattagaaaactcGATCCTCTGTAAGGTAATTAGGACAATACCCTTTTACTTTGGTCTTGTAAGCTCGTGGGAAGAAATTAGAAGGCAAATAATCCAAGCTTTCGTACGACGATCGCATCGGTTAAGTATTTGACTTTTCGTTTAATAGCGCTACGCAAACAATGTCGGCCCCTGAAAAAGCTATCGTAATTCTGAAGGCAACCCTCGATATGGTTCGCGTGCTCGGGGCCCCTCTTTTCGAACGGAGCGCAGCTAACGCTCAGATTTTGAGTGGATAACGCGCCTCTCGTTCCCGTATTTTCCTGACGATTAAAGAATAACTTATCCGTCATATCAAATTACGATTACCAGTTCGATCTGTTGTTTCTCTCGAGCAGTAATGCTAGATATGAAAATACAACCGTCCGTATCTGGTATCGATGTAACAATTAATCCTCAGGGTGATAATATAAGTAGATGgttacgaaaaatatatcaatctCGATCGCGATTTGTCGTCGGTGTGTCGCTAGAGGGGACAATTCTCGACGATCTGATTTCAACAGCGTATAACGACGAGTTATTTATAAATCCTTTATGAACCAAGCTTCAGTATCGTCGACTTTATGGCGATTTCTCGCTTCATAAAccgtaataataaatctatTGCTCGTCGATAAAGGTTCAAGGAggtcgaggaagaaaaaatacgaattttaacgattttgTTTAAACAATCTTATTTATAAGAGCGAATCGGTTACCTAACCAAGTTactgaaatttattacgatcAAAGTATGATATCTTTTTAAGATACTTACAGTTCAATATCTTGAAACGGTTTGTCGCAGACAGGGCATCTGGTCTCCCCTTCCTCCTCGTCCTCTTTATCTTCGTCTACGGTCCCACTGTGTTGCGAGGCTACAAgcatagaaaagaaaagacacaTGAAACGACCCtgcagaaagagaaacgaagatagACTGGAAGTCATAATTCCGTTCCACTATGTGACGGGCTGCGGCTCTATAAATTACAACCCCGAGAACGATGATACGTGACCCGTCCTAGTGTGGGCGAATTACGTGATCGAGAAGCGCGCGGGGAGCCAGCAGAGAGTGGCGTGACAAGTGGACGGCGGGATTGTTCctgaattattaaatcaaacCGGCACTATCGGTTTATCTATCCGTGGAAGAACTCGCTCTGTCTACGAGCATCCTATGGTCGCGACAATTTTTTCCTAAACGTCGCGTTCCTTcgttttacaataaaaacGTCGAAACATTGCACtttcaaaattacaattacaacgTCGCCCTTTCAGgcctttatttttaatcgcgatgaatattttgaaaaatcgacgaCGATTTCTTTTCAAACATTCAAAAGTTTGAATAATAAACGCAAAATTAAATACGTTGGACGAGTGCCAAAGGGGCGAAGAAGAAAGTTAACACGAGAAAACACATCACGATCACTATCAAGTACCTTCTCCTGTCGCTAGTCGGTCACGATGCTGCAGTCGACGAAGACAATGGATACAATGATGCACCAGTTAGCTGGTAGAATGTTATTCTGCAACTGAAAACGCGAACGGGGTGTCGGGGACCGCTTCCCATTGGTAACAGCGAGGTCGGAGTCCAACCAATCGCAGGTGAGACTCGTTTGCCCCCTGCGGCCTCTGTTCACCCCCAACTGACAAGAGCAACGGCAGGTAAAATCAAGAGTCCGTGAACGAGACAGcgtgtaatttttaatgatgGAGATTTCAGACCGATCCAACGGCCAGAGTTACGTATTTCTTCTAAAATCTCCgcaagtaaaaaaatataccttttaaatcgatataaacgatataatcTGTCGATAGGCTGAATAACTTAATCCTTTTGGTTCATTTACCTAAATACGTTATCTTTACAAATGTAAAAGTGTAAGATagagattaattttaaatcgtaatttaatcgtaattaatgTCATTTCAAAGCTAGACAtagacgaattaaaaatatggaaatagtTGATCGATCGATGTACGTTGATCGACTATTAGCCAGGCGAATGTCAAAGTCGAAACGATACCCGTCCACCAACGGTTATTTAAATCTGCCGCTACACTTGTCCCAACCATATGGTCGAGCGATGGCCCCCAACGGACCTTCATGGGAACCGGGCACAGTCCCTACGCCACCAACTACGCCCTTCGCCACGCAGCCAACCCCCCATAGAACGTTAATCGTTCCTCTATCCACGACTAATTTGAAGCGGCACGCCGTGAATTTAAACAATGAAGGATGCGGTCGACCTCGCGATCTGCTAACGGGGTCGTGCACTGCTCTTTCAAAAAACCATCGTATAGATCGACAGTAGATAGAGACAAAAAATATGTCAACGGTTTCATGgaaggaaaaatttgaaaatataaataagaattttaggaatattttttcgtcAGACCGTCGACCGACTGTTGTCGTTGGATGATTATAAACGTTTCTGATATGTTCGTCGTCTGcaagatatattaaattttcaccaAAAAATGAGTATCGTGTTGATCAATCTTGGTATTATGCATCACTATCGAGCACGTTACGAAAAAACCTGGCGGAATGTAACGTCGCGTCGTTGAAAGTCAACAGGTGGGATCCATTGGTAATACCCCCTGCAGCCGTGTCAGTTGGCGGTTACATGGGAAAAAGTAACGGAAATCAATGTTTCCGTGGCATCGTGACGGACCAGGACCAAGTACATGGCCCCGAAGAGTTCGAGCGGGATAACGGACACCACGAAGCAAAATAAACAGCTCGTCATCGCTAATATGTTATTCGTCTGCGTGCGTTGTCCACGAAGGTTCAACGGTACAAAATTTTCGAACAGGGAAATCGTAATTCACATTCGCGACTTCCACAAGCACTGCGTTGCACGAGTATCGCAACGCGAGTAAAATGTCAAGCAGAACGTGTCATTAGTTCGATGAATCAGATAGGGTTGTCATCCATTTTCACCGCCCTCCGCGTGCGCGTGGCACCCCCCCTCGAAAACAGCGTCGCGTGCCCTTTTATGCGCGGATACCCCTTTTTTTAAGCTGtgcccttcttttttttccttcacCGACCATGAGGCGAGGTTATGCGCGCGTTAATCGACAATACCAGGCCATAAATTATCTACAACCTTAAATAGAGCCATccagagaaaaaaagagatgcGTCTCATGGTTGGAACGAAAATTGGCGGGGTAAGCACCGCTAGGTAATAGAGGAAAAAACTGAACGCCGCGAAAAATCAAACCCATAACTCACGTTAACTGCCGCCGCCCGTTGCATCCACGCCCCCCTGATACGCGCCTCGTGCACGCGTGGTTTACCGAATCGTCGCAAAAAGTCGTGCCTGTCTCGCCAACGTGAAACGTCCTCGCTCGTCATTCGACGAAGCATTAGTTCGCGTAACAGCCTATCGAGAATGGTTTCGTTCGCGAATATATCCAGCTACTTTGATCGCCAGAGGCGCCGCGAACAATCAAGCGCAAATAAAACCGGATATGCCCGAAAGCATCCCAGGATATATCGGTATTTTCGTCGTGTAGAGGAATCGTGTAAAAACTGATTTCCAAACGTTTCAAACGCATAAAAGAGATCTTATCGCCGTTTTAATGCTGTTCCATGCATAGTCGCACCCTCATGCAGTCGCGTTAAAGCGATTCCCTTAGCATCCCTCCGCACCAGTGAAAAGAAATGATCCGCTGAAGGGAGACGGAGCAGAGATGTCCCTCGCAAGGGTTGCAACGGGGTGTACGCCGTTTGTTTGACATCATTATTCTCGCTGCACGTACCAGATTGCCAGGGATTTCTCGTAAAAATGGTTTCGCTGGATTAACGGCGATTCTGTTGTACATTTTTCCATGTCTCATAGGTTGTAGTCTTTTTTAGCTTATTACGATCCCTAAGGGGGGAAAAACACGAAGAACACGAATATGACGtatcgttgaaacgatcgaagaaagaacgaagtaGTATTTCTAGCGatacgaatttttcaataatccTTGATTCTCTGATCAAACTTGCATAATTACGAATAAACGTCAGTCGAAACCGTTACAATGAACCTCTCCGGGAGTTGTCAGGCTGACTCGAAACCGAGAGCGGAGTTGGTAACCTGCCACCCCTTCTTCGTAGACGATTTATAAGTGGAATAGAAAGTGGGTTgaaatcttcgaaattttaattggttGGAGGGTGAGACCGATTTAATTAAGAACGAGTCGGCTGCGCTCCGTGTCTTCTGTCCTCGGAGGAGACGTTTACGAGTCGGTGAAATTACGAGGAAAAATCGCCGGCGAATTAACCGTAGACACCGCGCCGCCTCCAACTTTCATAATAATCCCGCTTTTAATTACCGCGACATCTGGGTGTCGCGTATAGCCCCCTTTAATCTCTGCCTAGCAGTCATCCGAATCCTGACCATCGTGCAGGAGTTACAACCAGATAATTGTCGAGCAGTCAGGCACCTAGGTGGCAACCCCCTTTGCAAATGTCTCGTATATATTTCTCGCGCTTCACCTAATGAAAGTTGAAGACAAATGGTCGTGGAGAACGAAAGTTTCCCTTTCGCTATTGGATTTCCAACTTTTTCCGTAGGAATCGAGGCGCAGTTGGGTGAACGacgatttaaattgaaatttaaagcGACTCGAGGTGAAGTAACACGCGGCACGAGTACGTCTATCTCGCGATAATCAGCGCttattacgataaaaaggGGTTAATACGCAACGGCCGACCAGGTGAATCACGCCAGAATCACGGGTGCATGACGAGCAGCTCGTGCAATCAACGATTCACGATTTACCCTCTGTCCTCCCTCGCATCAGATCGGTAATTCCGCTTTCCGAAGACACCTGCCTCCTGTCATTCCGACTTTTACGCGCGATCCCGCACAAGTGCGCGCAAGTCACGATGTGTATCGGCCCGAAAAGTCGTAAAGGCAGCTTGCCCCGCATGTTCGACGATTGGGAATATTTTAATGGGTTTGATTATCTGTTCGCTTGTCCCGTGCTTCCGTTATCACGTCAGTTGGCGAACACTCGCTGGCCCGCGATCGATCTCTCCTTCGATGgaaaagcaaatttttaaCGGGCCCGGTTTTTTGTTCGATCGAGTAACCGTCTCGTGGGTTAATGAAACGTTAACAGCCACAACAACGCAACGAGAAAACACGTATAGCACGCGTCCTTTCTTGCGACAAGATCGCAGCGCGTTTGATACTCACCGGTCTCTCGATCGCTTCTGTCCTCGGTAGTATTTTCACCAAGCATATCCTGAAGTTGAAGAGGTTCTCGAACACCGAGAAGCAGCTCTTCACCCGCCGCTATATCCCGCACCGCTTCGTACACCATCTGCGGACAATGACACCTCCTTGAATCTTCCGACCCTCTCTTGTTGCCTTTCATCGCGAATTATCTCGAGCTTCTTCGAACAATCTCGAGTACCGCTCAATGGCAATATCAAAATGATGCTTCGACAATTACGAATCGCGTTACAAAGGATAAAGATCGGTTAAATCGCAAATCGAATCGTCGAGTGAATCAGGAAATcgaaattccaataatttccCATTCCCTCGCCATTTGTTAATATAGTAGTTTTCAGCGGTACAAATTTTCCAGCGAGTCCATAACAGTCGAACGCAATGAAAGGATCTTTATGATATCGTCAGAAGGTCCCCGAAAAGTCATTACAACGGCGATTCTGTAGGGCTCTGATAGAGCGGGCCACATCCCCCATTCCCACAGCGATTGCAAACAGGGCGTATAGGAAGTCACCGAAACGACCCCGTAGGGTGACTTAATAActaaacaccctgtatacacgTAGCTTAGGGAGCGCCCACAACGTAGCCAACGCCATGTGCCGTGGTTCACATAGATAGAAAATGCAAAGGACGGGAGGTCAGGATCAACCTCAAATTGACACCGCGACCTCCAATGCCTCTGTTCAATTTATAGAATCATCCTCAAAGTTCCTGAATAGTTCAATGCGTAAGAACGCTGCGTTGAAACTCGATACGTGTTGTCTTctacgaaataaatacaattatggTGAACATGACGGTATATCGTCTATTTATTTGAAGAGAATACCGCTGGCCTAGTGGTTGAAAACAACAACTCGGCGACTAGCGTAGTTGCGTGCGGAAGAACAAGAGAGTTAAAATTTTGAAG
This genomic interval carries:
- the LOC122565703 gene encoding histone-lysine N-methyltransferase MECOM-like isoform X5; protein product: MSGTPAGGGTGGTGENQEMEENGSIRGGNNSASNLVYRDLKALHATSVHDVSQDYNPQSRPAYQCGYSPAMDKQHQNYEKEQHRPPSSRDEEKPSWEYGEKADKKEYLRSRDAVYRNETYPDAIKQEQKEQSNCEWVSPVPEVEVGGSAPGGPQVRARKDIPRGARFGPFLGKWASEPFNPRYAWEVRTAGSGVRGWLDASHETNNWLKYVRSTSSPHTVNMRHVLIGGQMVYEAVRDIAAGEELLLGVREPLQLQDMLGENTTEDRSDRETASQHSGTVDEDKEDEEEGETRCPVCDKPFQDIELLDTHLITCHRYPAEQHRCDSCPRAYAWRPLLVRHRAIVHGDLRNYPCENCPKSDKPQVFTDPSNLQRHIRTHHVGARSHACTECGKTFATSSGLKQHTHIHSSVKPFQCEVCLKAYTQFSNLCRHKRMHADCRMQIKCVKCGQSFSTVTSLSKHKRFCDSTPPTGPPGAMPQLPTPAPSPFLVYPRPPVSLPGGLPFYPPSLMAPYPGIFPNAPNFLNTPLLFPPKVEEAEKRSDSPKKERFTPPRVLPQHSKVSPSTAEEATSSFRPSPARPPVQPTPESDDDPSKKREINRNNEIKTDSEHAPATTKEETTDQPLDLRVQTKKQRTNSNIAERKSRSPSPMPAPMEEAPPPPDPLKLEEETPVPMEADSKDVLNSPQLRTSLPTEQPPTTTPPHMAYPRPIHPMLLEAMYRGPTSSFPGFPGGPPPPGSATPESRLLPPLPPFGPPRGLPFLGTFMNGLSGARPGGGGFDLLARPPLGPFPGVKPFQEAVIAPHHHHHHHHAHGKMKDRYSCKFCGKVFPRSANLTRHLRTHTGEQPYKCKYCERSFSISSNLQRHVRNIHDKQRPFKCPLCERCFGQQTNLDRHLKKHEADDGSGVVSVADSPGSSNENEREDTYFDEIRSFMGKVTYGGEAGYGLPPHPAYLPSRLHEMHESKMETEYDEDEDSEEGVCPLDETDGLSPAEAKESTPPPQYDLKLREKQELLNNNTAEPVIEIST
- the LOC122565703 gene encoding histone-lysine N-methyltransferase MECOM-like isoform X3 produces the protein MNGLDLSRPTVESKMNGSSDEGESMSGTPAGGGTGGTGENQEMEENGSIRGGNNSASNLVYRDLKALHATSVHDVSQDYNPQSRPAYQCGYSPAMDKQHQNYEKEQHRPPSSRDEEKPSWEYGEKADKKEYLRSRDAVYRNETYPDAIKQEQKEQSNCEWVSPVPEVEVGGSAPGGPQVRARKDIPRGARFGPFLGKWASEPFNPRYAWEVRTAGSGVRGWLDASHETNNWLKYVRSTSSPHTVNMRHVLIGGQMVYEAVRDIAAGEELLLGVREPLQLQDMLGENTTEDRSDRETASQHSGTVDEDKEDEEEGETRCPVCDKPFQDIELLDTHLITCHRYPAEQHRCDSCPRAYAWRPLLVRHRAIVHGDLRNYPCENCPKVFTDPSNLQRHIRTHHVGARSHACTECGKTFATSSGLKQHTHIHSSVKPFQCEVCLKAYTQFSNLCRHKRMHADCRMQIKCVKCGQSFSTVTSLSKHKRFCDSTPPTGPPGAMPQLPTPAPSPFLVYPRPPVSLPGGLPFYPPSLMAPYPGIFPNAPNFLNTPLLFPPKVEEAEKRSDSPKKERFTPPRVLPQHSKVSPSTAEEATSSFRPSPARPPVQPTPESDDDPSKKREINRNNEIKTDSEHAPATTKEETTDQPLDLRVQTKKQRTNSNIAERKSRSPSPMPAPMEEAPPPPDPLKLEEETPVPMEADSKDVLNSPQLRTSLPTEQPPTTTPPHMAYPRPIHPMLLEAMYRGPTSSFPGFPGGPPPPGSATPESRLLPPLPPFGPPRGLPFLGTFMNGLSGARPGGGGFDLLARPPLGPFPGVKPFQEAVIAPHHHHHHHHAHGKMKDRYSCKFCGKVFPRSANLTRHLRTHTGEQPYKCKYCERSFSISSNLQRHVRNIHDKQRPFKCPLCERCFGQQTNLDRHLKKHEADDGSGVVSVADSPGSSNENEREDTYFDEIRSFMGKVTYGGEAGYGLPPHPAYLPSRLHEMHESKMETEYDEDEDSEEGVCPLDETDGLSPAEAKESTPPPQYDLKLREKQELLNNNTAEPVIEIST
- the LOC122565703 gene encoding histone-lysine N-methyltransferase MECOM-like isoform X1 — encoded protein: MNGLDLSRPTVESKMNGSSDEGESMSGTPAGGGTGGTGENQEMEENGSIRGGNNSASNLVYRDLKALHATSVHDVSQDYNPQSRPAYQCGYSPAMDKQHQNYEKEQHRPPSSRDEEKPSWEYGEKADKKEYLRSRDAVYRNETYPDAIKQEQKEQSNCEWVSPVPEVEVGGSAPGGPQVRARKDIPRGARFGPFLGKWASEPFNPRYAWEVRTAGSGVRGWLDASHETNNWLKYVRSTSSPHTVNMRHVLIGGQMVYEAVRDIAAGEELLLGVREPLQLQDMLGENTTEDRSDRETASQHSGTVDEDKEDEEEGETRCPVCDKPFQDIELLDTHLITCHRYPAEQHRCDSCPRAYAWRPLLVRHRAIVHGDLRNYPCENCPKSDKPQVFTDPSNLQRHIRTHHVGARSHACTECGKTFATSSGLKQHTHIHSSVKPFQCEVCLKAYTQFSNLCRHKRMHADCRMQIKCVKCGQSFSTVTSLSKHKRFCDSTPPTGPPGAMPQLPTPAPSPFLVYPRPPVSLPGGLPFYPPSLMAPYPGIFPNAPNFLNTPLLFPPKVEEAEKRSDSPKKERFTPPRVLPQHSKVSPSTAEEATSSFRPSPARPPVQPTPESDDDPSKKREINRNNEIKTDSEHAPATTKEETTDQPLDLRVQTKKQRTNSNIAERKSRSPSPMPAPMEEAPPPPDPLKLEEETPVPMEADSKDVLNSPQLRTSLPTEQPPTTTPPHMAYPRPIHPMLLEAMYRGPTSSFPGFPGGPPPPGSATPESRLLPPLPPFGPPRGLPFLGTFMNGLSGARPGGGGFDLLARPPLGPFPGVKPFQEAVIAPHHHHHHHHAHGKMKDRYSCKFCGKVFPRSANLTRHLRTHTGEQPYKCKYCERSFSISSNLQRHVRNIHDKQRPFKCPLCERCFGQQTNLDRHLKKHEADDGSGVVSVADSPGSSNENEREDTYFDEIRSFMGKVTYGGEAGYGLPPHPAYLPSRLHEMHESKMETEYDEDEDSEEGVCPLDETDGLSPAEAKESTPPPQYDLKLREKQELLNNNTAEPVIEIST
- the LOC122565703 gene encoding histone-lysine N-methyltransferase MECOM-like isoform X4 → MVNCSRVARGSSDEGESMSGTPAGGGTGGTGENQEMEENGSIRGGNNSASNLVYRDLKALHATSVHDVSQDYNPQSRPAYQCGYSPAMDKQHQNYEKEQHRPPSSRDEEKPSWEYGEKADKKEYLRSRDAVYRNETYPDAIKQEQKEQSNCEWVSPVPEVEVGGSAPGGPQVRARKDIPRGARFGPFLGKWASEPFNPRYAWEVRTAGSGVRGWLDASHETNNWLKYVRSTSSPHTVNMRHVLIGGQMVYEAVRDIAAGEELLLGVREPLQLQDMLGENTTEDRSDRETASQHSGTVDEDKEDEEEGETRCPVCDKPFQDIELLDTHLITCHRYPAEQHRCDSCPRAYAWRPLLVRHRAIVHGDLRNYPCENCPKSDKPQVFTDPSNLQRHIRTHHVGARSHACTECGKTFATSSGLKQHTHIHSSVKPFQCEVCLKAYTQFSNLCRHKRMHADCRMQIKCVKCGQSFSTVTSLSKHKRFCDSTPPTGPPGAMPQLPTPAPSPFLVYPRPPVSLPGGLPFYPPSLMAPYPGIFPNAPNFLNTPLLFPPKVEEAEKRSDSPKKERFTPPRVLPQHSKVSPSTAEEATSSFRPSPARPPVQPTPESDDDPSKKREINRNNEIKTDSEHAPATTKEETTDQPLDLRVQTKKQRTNSNIAERKSRSPSPMPAPMEEAPPPPDPLKLEEETPVPMEADSKDVLNSPQLRTSLPTEQPPTTTPPHMAYPRPIHPMLLEAMYRGPTSSFPGFPGGPPPPGSATPESRLLPPLPPFGPPRGLPFLGTFMNGLSGARPGGGGFDLLARPPLGPFPGVKPFQEAVIAPHHHHHHHHAHGKMKDRYSCKFCGKVFPRSANLTRHLRTHTGEQPYKCKYCERSFSISSNLQRHVRNIHDKQRPFKCPLCERCFGQQTNLDRHLKKHEADDGSGVVSVADSPGSSNENEREDTYFDEIRSFMGKVTYGGEAGYGLPPHPAYLPSRLHEMHESKMETEYDEDEDSEEGVCPLDETDGLSPAEAKESTPPPQYDLKLREKQELLNNNTAEPVIEIST
- the LOC122565703 gene encoding histone-lysine N-methyltransferase MECOM-like isoform X2; protein product: MRSKPVARRLPQGSSDEGESMSGTPAGGGTGGTGENQEMEENGSIRGGNNSASNLVYRDLKALHATSVHDVSQDYNPQSRPAYQCGYSPAMDKQHQNYEKEQHRPPSSRDEEKPSWEYGEKADKKEYLRSRDAVYRNETYPDAIKQEQKEQSNCEWVSPVPEVEVGGSAPGGPQVRARKDIPRGARFGPFLGKWASEPFNPRYAWEVRTAGSGVRGWLDASHETNNWLKYVRSTSSPHTVNMRHVLIGGQMVYEAVRDIAAGEELLLGVREPLQLQDMLGENTTEDRSDRETASQHSGTVDEDKEDEEEGETRCPVCDKPFQDIELLDTHLITCHRYPAEQHRCDSCPRAYAWRPLLVRHRAIVHGDLRNYPCENCPKSDKPQVFTDPSNLQRHIRTHHVGARSHACTECGKTFATSSGLKQHTHIHSSVKPFQCEVCLKAYTQFSNLCRHKRMHADCRMQIKCVKCGQSFSTVTSLSKHKRFCDSTPPTGPPGAMPQLPTPAPSPFLVYPRPPVSLPGGLPFYPPSLMAPYPGIFPNAPNFLNTPLLFPPKVEEAEKRSDSPKKERFTPPRVLPQHSKVSPSTAEEATSSFRPSPARPPVQPTPESDDDPSKKREINRNNEIKTDSEHAPATTKEETTDQPLDLRVQTKKQRTNSNIAERKSRSPSPMPAPMEEAPPPPDPLKLEEETPVPMEADSKDVLNSPQLRTSLPTEQPPTTTPPHMAYPRPIHPMLLEAMYRGPTSSFPGFPGGPPPPGSATPESRLLPPLPPFGPPRGLPFLGTFMNGLSGARPGGGGFDLLARPPLGPFPGVKPFQEAVIAPHHHHHHHHAHGKMKDRYSCKFCGKVFPRSANLTRHLRTHTGEQPYKCKYCERSFSISSNLQRHVRNIHDKQRPFKCPLCERCFGQQTNLDRHLKKHEADDGSGVVSVADSPGSSNENEREDTYFDEIRSFMGKVTYGGEAGYGLPPHPAYLPSRLHEMHESKMETEYDEDEDSEEGVCPLDETDGLSPAEAKESTPPPQYDLKLREKQELLNNNTAEPVIEIST